The sequence AGGTCTCCCAAGACCAATGCACATGTTGAAAGGTTCATACAGACGGTGGAGAAGGAACTGTGGATGATAGAAGGGACTGAGCCGACAGTTGATGAAATGAACAGGAAACTATTTAGGTATCTAAGCTTTTACAACTTCGTTAGGCCTCATCAAGGTCTTGG is a genomic window of Balnearium lithotrophicum containing:
- a CDS encoding integrase core domain-containing protein — its product is RSPKTNAHVERFIQTVEKELWMIEGTEPTVDEMNRKLFRYLSFYNFVRPHQGLGYKTPVEKFEEYIKKLQGVHHVLNENTPLTRFVGSLYFLLR